The nucleotide window CAGAAGCCCCATTCCAGACCTCGGGACCAGGGTTGGGATACTTGGTAAAGCCGTTGTAAATGTCGAACAGCACACCAGGAGTGTTTGCAGTGACGTAGCCAGGGATAGCCACGCCAGCAGGAAGAACAGCGGTACCAGACCCGCTAACCTTGACATGAATACACTCTTGGTAGAATTGCGCACCACCTACCCTGTTTCCCTCGTGGAGAGCGATGATCTCGGGCCGGATGACATAATCTCCTGGTACAACATTGGGGAGGGTGAAATTGTGCTGGCCGGGCGTGCCCGTATAGAGACCTTTGATGAGCTTTGTAACCGGCCATGTGCCATCATAGGTTTCCGCCGAGATCTTAGTCCAGGACATGGAGGAGCTTGCCTTTGACATGTAGACATTGATGGGTCCAACGTGGGACGTGGCGACGATGTCGTCGCCGGCATCAGCGCTGTTGTGGTGCCATTCGACCTAGAAGGCGTCATGTCAGTATACGCCAAAGAAAAAGTGCAACGTCAATACACACAGCAATATTGGAACCGCCATTGACAGCAACAGAAGTGGTAGCCTTGATGCCGGCTACGTTACATTCCATAGCCTGAGAAGTGACATCAACCACAGGGCTGTTGCTAGGTGGAGTATCAATATATCCGCCCTGAACATTTCCGGGGGGCTGTGGTTTTCCGTCGACAACGATCCTGTAGACAGTGGTATGGGCGCTAACAATGCTAGCGAAGGCGAGAGCGTAGATGGTGGCCTTCATGTTTGCTTATCAAAGTTGGTGATAAATTGGTTGAAAACTCTATCCTCGTCAAGAGTGAGTATGTGAAAAGAATGGAAAATGTAAAGACTGAAAAGGACAAAGATTGGAAAAAAGAATGAGTGTGGAACGAGTGTACAGCTTCAAGCGTGCCGTTTCAACCATGGAGGGCATGTTCAGATTTATACTGACAAAATCTTTCTGTGTAGGAGAATACGGCTTCAGATCCTCGCTATCTTGATACGATGCTGCATCAGGGCTCTTCGCAAGACCCTGGCGCTCGGTTGGGCAGATTTCATTGTCGTGTTCTGCAGGAGCCTTTGACTGGACCAGGCGATAATCCGTTAGATTAAGTGCGGAAACGTACAAAGCGATGGAACTTGAAACTGTAAGCATTCGCAAGGCGAGCTGTGCACTTTGTTGGTGGCTCGTGTCAGCTGCAGATTTGCGAACTGTTGGTTCGTGATGTGAAACTCGAGCGAGGATATCCCGTTGATTGGGTCTGGCTGAAGACCCCGAAATATTGGATAAGAGCGTTCGTTTTATGCCCGCTCGCTTAATTCTTTATAGGCGAATGATAGTTTTGTGGCTTCCAGGATAATAAAAAGAGCGTAACAAGCTCCATCAAAAACAATCGCAGGAGAGGAAGATGCAAGAAATGAGATTCGGAGGACACACCTCAGCATCGGCGGGATGCTGTGAAATAGGGTTTCATTGATGTCGTATCCATACTTCGAAAACAGCATATCTAGTATCCTGAAGGCTCTGAAACGCTCAGCCATCTGGATTAGAGGTGCCTTTTTGAAAGCGTCATTTTCAAGCAGCCAACAGAGCACTAAGGCACTATTTCCTTTGACTGCTTGGAGGAATATTGTTAGGAAGTGTGTAGAACGATTCTCTGGAAGCGGTCTTGGGAGGAGCGCGTTGAACGCGTCAATGTCGTCTGCATGCGCAGCCAATTCGAGGGGGCTGAGGTCATCCTCCATTGAAAATCCGATATGTAGACGATGCAGGCATTCGGCGCGCACTTGTTTGCTTAGCGCTACATTATGGTGATGGAACTCGCGTGCGATATGGAGCGGGGTTTCTCATGCCTACAACTACCTAGTTAGCTCTCTGCTTAGTTAGGTAGGCTGCAGCTGCTAGCTGTGATCCTGTGATTCAAGTAAAAATATCCTGGTACCACAACTCGGAAGGTTTTCGTTCGAGAGCAGTGAAACCTCGTACCTCGTCTCTTCTCCAGCTTCACTGATATTCAAAACTCAACCAGCCAAAGTGTCTTGAGTCCTTCATCGCGACCTTGCCACCTCGTGTCCCCAGCGACAAACCTAACCTTGAGGTTGTCAAGTAGGCCACTTTCGAAGAGAATATATCACGTCTTGTCCTCAGAACGCGGCTTCATTGAGGTTGTTTGGAACCGATCAACAGTGCCGAAATCGAGAAAATCGCCACATCAAAGCGATAAGTCTTAGCGCATGTATTGAACTCCATTCATCCCCCTCTTTCTTAACTGAGTTAAGTCTTCGAATACGACTCCTTCATCGACCTGTGACTTTGGACTGGCCCCAACACAGTGTGACTCGTCTTTTACCAGTGCGACGACACCTCCAGATGGTCTGACAAGCAACAATATGCAAGTGCAAGCCTAGACATAAGCAGAGCAGAAACATATTCCCCAAATCCGATAAACAAACCCCTTGGTCGCTTAATTAGGCTAGAGGGAACTAAAGATAGTATCACTGCTGACTGAATGCTACTGAGTGGCGAGTAGAGATCGATGACTTTGGAAGGCGTGACAGTTCTGTCCCGACAGAGCTGGAACTACATCTAATGGAGAGATTCAACGACAGACTAGTGCCGACGTTGCTAGTGTTGGAAAGATCAAGCCGCTTTCTCGTGTGGTGGTTTACGAGTGTCCACTGGGATCTGCCTGCATAATAAGGAACCGCGTCAGCCTATTATTGGAATCGTCGCTCGAAATGATACTAAATGTCTGAAGTTATACCTGGTCTAACAATTACTTCTTCATATGCTGAACGCAAGTCATGGGAGGCGGGTGAAAACGAGAAAGTAGAGCTGGGATACCATAACTATCCAAGCTACGGAGGAACCTCTACGCTATGCATGTGCCGATACTGGCACGAACTGTTTAGTCCCGGTTGTGGAGAAATCTCAGAATGAAGAACCTGGTAAATCAAAAGGGCCGGTGTGAAGAACACAGACGGTCGAGTTCCCGTTGTCCCGGTGGAGGAGACACGAGAAGTAAACCAAAGTCTCCCGACGAAGTAAATCAGCTGCCTATCTCACACCAGATGACTGAATGAACACTAGTTGAATTGAGTAGAGGTCGGTATAGCCAATCATCCAGTACAGAACAGAGCCGCATGGTTTAGCCCAAGACGGCGTCGGAGCCGCTGTGAAGGATTCAAAGCTGATGGCGAGTCATGACCCCACAAAACCTCCCGTCCGGACCGTTCGGAGGCGGGACAAAACCTGGATCAAGTAAGCACGCTTGGAAAAGTGTCCGTGGAAGCAGCTTCGGTTGGCACGTGGAATATGTGACTGAAAATGTTCTGTCAGACTCCCAGCATGTATCTAGTTTACCTACGATCgaaggaagaagagagtGATACAATTAACACACACAGAGAATGCCGCAAGAAGCGATAACAACGATATTGGTACCAAGACTGCCTCAATTTGTATAACGACGACTTGAGACACGGATATTAGAAAGGATAGAGGCGCAAGGATGGATGAGGTGTGGTGGGTCTCCTCGTGGGTGAGCGACTGCCTCACCCGAGCTCTTGGCAGACATTAGCTCTGAGGTAAGCACACTGTCGCCGTACCTTCTCTGAACATCACCTCATATCATGACGGACAAGTCAATTTGTTTCTGACTCGGACAGCCACAGTCGGATTCTTACATCCCATTACTATGCGTACGACCAATTTCCTGGTCGCTGTATCCACGCCGACCGTCTGGGATTTTTAGCTTCTTATTCTGTCCCAATTCCTGAGATCACCACGGATGAAGAACTGATCGCCCTCGTAGCGTGTTTGGACAAACTAGTAACTCCAACGTTTACTGAACTCGCTCTTGCACTTGCACCCGCGACCCCACAAGAGATAGCCCCAGGTATAAGCTTCTGTCGCCGCTCATACATGCAGTGTGCTACCAGGGTGTTTGTGGGGAAACAGGAACAACGGCCACGAATTCCGTCTATCAAGCATTCATTGATGGAACATCAAGTTCATGGGGTCTCATCTCCACCAGTGGCGTTCAGTCCCACAAACTTATTCGAGCATCGAGATTTTCGCCGAATGGTAGCAAGCCCGACGTTACAGGTAAAGCGCGCTACAAAGCGGAAAGATGTGCGTTCCTGGCTACAAGTCCGGGCTCCGGGGTAAGTCTTGCGCGGTGATGGCGAATTGGGCGGTAGTCACGGCAGATTATTACCGATGAAAAGTTCCGCGGCAGAAGTACGGTGCGGAGACTAGCCTTAGCTGCACGCAATCAGAACCAGATAAGTGCATGGCCATCTCATTGGCAACGCATATTACGGTCCTACTCATGTATCATGTGAGTTGATCTTCGCCCTAGTAATGCTGGTAGTGACAGGTACTCGAGCGACCGTTTGGAGAAGTCCGTCGGAATCTAGGGACGCTTCGCGAGTACAAGTGCACATGATTATATGAAAGGCCCACTCTGGGAAACGTCCACCGTCTAAAGTACCCACTACGTGGAAAGTAGGGGGGATGGGAGCGGACCATGACATTGAATTTGGAGAATACAAAAGGTGCTGCACACCTCACGGAAGCATGACCAGCACGACGACAGCCACAGACAATCCACATCATCCAACCACTGCACACCATGAAGGCCTTCGCATTCATCGTCGGCGTTATCGCCTCCGTCGCCTCTGCTCAGCAAGCCACTCTCTGCAAGACCTACGAGTACTACTCCAGCAACGGCTATGAGCTGAACAACAACCTCTGGGGCACCAGCGCCGCCACCGGAGGCTCGCAGTGCACCTACGTCGACAGCGTCAGCTCCACGGGCGCCAAATGGCGCTCCAAATGGAACTGGTCCGGAGGCCAGGACAACGTAAAGAGCTACGTCTACTCTGGACGTCAGTTCACCAAGAAGCCTGTTAGCCAGCTGAACAACATGCAAACCGAGGCCTACTGGGTCTACGACACAAACAACATCCGTTGCAACGTCGCATACGATCTCTTCACTGCCCAGGACATCAACCACTCCACCAGCAGCGGAGACTACGAACTCATGGTCTGGTAAGTTCTCGCCAGCTCATCAAATTAGATATAAAGTTCCCTGTAGCACATATATTAACCACCATCCCTACAGGCTCGCCAGGTACAACGTCTACCCCATCGGCACCTCTCAGGGCATGGTCACCGTAGCTGGCCGCACCTGGGAACTCTGGTACGGACTCAACGGATCGATGAAGGTGTACAGCTTCGTTGCCCCCAGCGTCGTCAACAACTTCAGCGCCAACCTCAAGGAATTTTACACCTGGTTGGCCAACAACAAGGGCTTTCCCATCACTACCCAGAACCTCATCAGTAAGTTTTCTGCTAGTGCGAATGCAGTCGCAGCATGTGTACTGACTTTTTTTCTCTCTAGCTTACCAGTTCGGTACTGAGGCTTTCACTGGTGGACCTGCTACGTTCACCGTGAACCAGTGGTCTGCCAACGCTTACTAAGTTTGTTTGTGGTACGGCGAAAACAAAAGCGCTGGTTGATATGACGCATGACGCATGACGTTCTTCTTCTGAGGCCTAGGAACTCTGTCACTACATTTGGGCGACACTTCCAGCAATGGCACCTTTCTTGTTGATATTATTTTACATACATGAATATTTTATGAATCAATGTATATACACATACATTTACAGCATGAGCGCTACTCGGAATGCCATTGTGAAGTGCTTTTCGAAAACCCACGAAAAAGGAAAATAACAGAGATGTACATACACAAACGTTTACAAGGCCAGTGCCAGACCCATGATACTAGCAACGAATCCAGAGCCTAGACTCGCAGTCATACGCCTTGACGCACTTCCTCTAAACATATCCGGCGCCGTTCCGTTCTTAGGTTCGCCCATGCGTCCCATTGCCACCGCCGCTACGCTCGTGCTCTTCATCAACGTCTTGCCATCACCACCCCTCAGCTGACCGCCACCAGAGATACTACTGGGAGCGCCAGTGCTCCCCTCTACACACCCCATCATGGTTCCATTACCCATGAACATGCGGTCTGCCACGCCCTTCCATACCTCAGTAACATCGCTAATCATCTTGCTCGTAAACCACATCCTGCAATCCGCCGCCTCATACATGAACTCGAGGGGCGTACCGCTCGTATCCGCCAGTCTCAAATTATCCTTTAGGTTAACGCCACCGGCCACCTGACCCGCGTTGTACGCACTGCGCTTGAAGAGCTGTGTTGCAAACGCCGTTTTACCCAGGTCGGTATTGTTCCATTCTTTCTGCTCGGCGGGAGAGCCAAGGAGGAAGACGGCTTGTAGGCGGATTGAGATGTCATCCCAGGCGAAGACTTGGGCGCCTTTTGTGCCACCAACGCCTTGCATGGGGCCTGGTTGAGGACGGCCGCCGACAGCGATTGTACGGACGGCGCCTTGATTCTTGAGGAGCTCCGAG belongs to Pyrenophora tritici-repentis strain M4 chromosome 10, whole genome shotgun sequence and includes:
- a CDS encoding Glyco-hydro-12 multi-domain protein — protein: MKAFAFIVGVIASVASAQQATLCKTYEYYSSNGYELNNNLWGTSAATGGSQCTYVDSVSSTGAKWRSKWNWSGGQDNVKSYVYSGRQFTKKPVSQLNNMQTEAYWVYDTNNIRCNVAYDLFTAQDINHSTSSGDYELMVWLARYNVYPIGTSQGMVTVAGRTWELWYGLNGSMKVYSFVAPSVVNNFSANLKEFYTWLANNKGFPITTQNLITYQFGTEAFTGGPATFTVNQWSANAY